Proteins from a single region of Hydrogenimonas thermophila:
- the rpsU gene encoding 30S ribosomal protein S21, with protein sequence MPGILVRENESFDEAYRRFKKQVDRNLIVTEARARRFYEPMTEKRKKQKIAARKKLLKRLFMLRRYESRL encoded by the coding sequence ATGCCTGGCATCCTCGTACGCGAAAACGAGTCTTTTGATGAAGCGTATCGCCGATTCAAGAAGCAAGTCGATCGTAACTTGATCGTTACTGAAGCTCGTGCAAGACGTTTTTATGAGCCTATGACTGAAAAGCGCAAAAAGCAAAAAATTGCTGCTCGCAAGAAGTTGCTCAAACGTCTTTTCATGCTGCGCAGATACGAATCTCGTCTCTAA